Proteins from a single region of Pseudomonas sp. 10S4:
- a CDS encoding biliverdin-producing heme oxygenase — translation MTAPPKSLPLILSELRIATTQQHQLLDKRIPFYTADQSLYTRLIEAYYGFYRPLENLLFQLAMTIPDLNWLIRSKTPSLEADLNALGLDVDEIVAIPLCRFSLKITTVADVLGVLYVLEGATLGGQSLRNGLYSRLGIDEHRGGRFFAVYGASTLMMWRGFLACLYEVRNPAERAQSVVAAEATFKAFEDWLENCKVLQ, via the coding sequence ATGACCGCCCCGCCAAAAAGCCTGCCGCTGATTCTCAGCGAGCTGCGCATCGCCACCACCCAGCAGCACCAGTTGTTGGATAAACGCATCCCGTTCTATACGGCTGATCAAAGCCTCTATACCCGACTGATCGAAGCCTATTACGGTTTCTATCGGCCACTGGAAAACCTGCTGTTCCAACTGGCAATGACCATTCCTGACCTGAACTGGCTGATTCGCAGCAAAACCCCCTCCCTGGAAGCCGACCTGAATGCATTGGGCCTGGATGTGGATGAGATTGTGGCGATTCCCCTGTGCCGGTTTTCCCTGAAAATCACCACGGTTGCTGACGTACTGGGCGTGTTGTATGTCCTGGAGGGCGCAACCCTGGGCGGACAATCCCTACGCAACGGGTTGTACTCGCGCCTGGGGATTGATGAACACCGAGGTGGGCGGTTTTTCGCGGTGTATGGCGCGTCGACCTTGATGATGTGGCGAGGCTTTCTGGCCTGTCTGTATGAAGTACGTAACCCTGCCGAACGTGCGCAATCGGTGGTGGCGGCCGAGGCGACCTTCAAGGCGTTCGAGGACTGGCTTGAGAACTGTAAGGTGTTGCAATGA
- a CDS encoding sulfite exporter TauE/SafE family protein: MDFGNFGLVVAGLVVGFIVGMTGVGGGSLMTPILLWFGVNPATAVGTDLLYAAITKSSGVLVHRKNKNIDWAITGWLTLGSVPAVAMTLWFLSSLHTAPEAMNAIIKQALGFVLFATALAIFFKKRLLDFAHKRAGGNYNPSGTRLNVLTVITGLILGTMVALTSIGAGALGTVALFILYPLLPTRRLVGTEIAHAVPLTLVAGLGHASMGNMDWHVLGFLLVGSLPGIWLGSHLTGRISDELLRPCLATMLVLIGYKLAF, translated from the coding sequence ATGGATTTCGGTAATTTCGGATTAGTCGTTGCAGGCTTGGTGGTTGGCTTTATCGTCGGGATGACCGGCGTGGGCGGCGGTTCGCTGATGACGCCGATCCTGTTGTGGTTCGGCGTCAACCCGGCCACCGCGGTAGGCACGGACTTGCTGTACGCGGCCATCACCAAATCCAGCGGCGTGCTGGTGCACCGCAAGAACAAGAACATCGATTGGGCAATCACCGGTTGGCTGACCCTCGGCAGCGTGCCAGCGGTGGCCATGACCCTGTGGTTTCTGAGCAGCCTGCACACCGCGCCCGAGGCGATGAACGCCATCATCAAGCAAGCCCTGGGCTTCGTGCTGTTTGCCACAGCCCTGGCGATTTTCTTCAAAAAACGCCTGCTCGACTTCGCTCACAAACGCGCCGGTGGCAACTACAACCCCAGCGGCACGCGCCTGAACGTGCTGACGGTCATCACTGGCCTGATCCTCGGAACGATGGTTGCCCTGACCTCCATCGGTGCCGGCGCCTTGGGCACCGTGGCGCTGTTCATCCTTTATCCGCTGCTGCCGACCCGCCGCCTGGTCGGCACGGAAATCGCCCACGCCGTGCCCCTGACGCTGGTCGCTGGCCTTGGCCATGCGAGCATGGGCAATATGGATTGGCATGTGCTGGGTTTCCTGCTGGTCGGTTCGCTTCCCGGGATCTGGCTGGGCAGCCACCTGACCGGCCGCATTTCCGACGAACTGCTGCGCCCGTGCCTGGCGACGATGCTGGTGTTGATCGGCTATAAATTGGCGTTTTGA
- a CDS encoding DUF1810 domain-containing protein gives MRSTDQLDSFNLPRFVQAQDPVFEWVQEELRAGQKRRHWMWFIFPQIAGLGGSEMSRHFAIGSAEEAAAYLKHPLLGARLRTCTQLVLNLKKRSIAEIFGHPDDLKFHSSMTLFAQVAPDGSLFHRALDQFFHGIQDDWTLSLLDLKQAQLPTNQR, from the coding sequence ATGAGAAGCACCGATCAGCTCGACTCGTTCAATCTGCCACGCTTTGTCCAGGCACAGGACCCGGTGTTCGAGTGGGTTCAGGAGGAGCTACGCGCCGGCCAGAAACGCCGGCACTGGATGTGGTTCATCTTTCCGCAGATTGCCGGGCTCGGCGGCAGCGAAATGTCCCGCCATTTCGCCATTGGTTCCGCCGAAGAAGCGGCGGCCTACCTCAAGCATCCACTGTTGGGCGCACGGTTGCGCACCTGCACCCAGTTAGTGCTGAACCTGAAAAAACGCTCGATTGCCGAGATTTTCGGCCATCCCGATGATCTCAAGTTTCACTCCTCCATGACCCTGTTCGCCCAAGTTGCCCCCGACGGCAGCCTGTTCCATCGGGCGCTGGATCAATTTTTCCATGGCATACAGGATGACTGGACGCTGTCGCTGCTGGACCTAAAACAGGCCCAACTGCCCACCAATCAGCGTTGA
- a CDS encoding GNAT family N-acetyltransferase has protein sequence MAIHLDYLCDHPALIAEFAELNFNEWGHYKPGNTLEAQTEHMRASCGRGSVPTVVVAIEDSQLLGGALLLAHDLDSRPQLTPWLAGVYVKPEHRGRGIPSQLVTRIVEEAAQVGVPELYLCTPNAQALYAKLGWEEIEEVDDNGLVTVMKRSTAP, from the coding sequence TTGGCCATTCATCTCGACTACCTCTGCGATCACCCCGCCCTGATCGCCGAATTCGCCGAACTCAATTTCAACGAGTGGGGCCATTACAAACCCGGCAATACCCTTGAGGCACAAACCGAACACATGCGCGCCAGTTGCGGCAGAGGTTCGGTGCCGACGGTGGTGGTGGCCATCGAAGACTCGCAATTGCTTGGCGGCGCCCTGCTGCTGGCCCACGATCTGGACTCACGCCCGCAGTTGACGCCTTGGCTGGCCGGGGTCTACGTCAAGCCCGAACACCGTGGCCGAGGAATTCCCTCGCAACTGGTGACACGCATTGTTGAGGAAGCCGCGCAGGTCGGTGTGCCGGAACTCTATCTGTGTACCCCCAACGCTCAAGCGCTGTACGCCAAACTGGGCTGGGAAGAAATTGAAGAAGTGGACGACAACGGCCTGGTCACGGTGATGAAGCGCAGCACTGCGCCTTGA
- a CDS encoding aldose epimerase family protein — protein sequence MLQPRFLLSALGLSLMIATLPTYATGLSSEHKAFGKTNDGTPVEQYILRNSHGLQATVITYGATLQSLKVPDRNGKAEDIVLGFDNVQGYQAGTAYFGATIGRYGNRLANGAFELDGQHYQVPKNDGPNSLHGGTQGFDKHVWKAEPSKTDDSVGVTLTYLSKDGEMGFPGNMKTEVTYSLTEKNELRIEYKASTDKPTVLNLTNHSYFNLAGAGNGDVLKQLVTLHADHYTPVNDKLIPTGELLAVSGTPMDFTQPTAIGKNIKADHPQLKFAEPKQGGFDFNWALDAEGDVGQLAADVLDPASGRRLQLYTTEPGVQFYTSNFLDGTVKGKAGKVYPHWGAFTLETQHYPDSPNQSNFPSTRLDPGKTYTQSTLFKFSTK from the coding sequence ATGCTTCAACCCCGCTTTCTGCTTTCCGCCCTTGGACTGTCCCTAATGATCGCCACTCTACCCACCTACGCCACCGGCCTGTCCAGCGAGCACAAAGCTTTCGGCAAGACCAATGACGGCACACCCGTCGAGCAATACATCTTGCGCAACAGCCATGGTCTGCAAGCCACGGTCATTACCTACGGCGCCACGTTGCAATCGCTGAAAGTGCCGGACAGAAACGGCAAGGCCGAAGACATCGTCCTGGGTTTCGATAACGTCCAGGGTTATCAGGCTGGCACCGCGTATTTCGGCGCGACCATTGGCCGCTATGGCAATCGCCTGGCCAATGGTGCTTTTGAACTGGACGGCCAACACTATCAAGTGCCGAAAAATGACGGCCCGAACTCCTTGCACGGAGGCACTCAAGGTTTCGACAAACACGTCTGGAAGGCTGAGCCGAGCAAAACCGATGATTCGGTGGGCGTCACCCTGACGTACCTGTCGAAGGACGGTGAAATGGGCTTTCCCGGCAACATGAAAACCGAGGTGACTTACAGCCTCACCGAGAAGAACGAACTGCGCATTGAGTACAAGGCCAGCACCGACAAACCCACCGTGCTGAACCTGACCAACCACAGTTATTTCAACCTGGCCGGCGCGGGCAATGGCGATGTGCTCAAACAACTCGTCACGTTGCACGCCGACCATTACACCCCGGTCAACGACAAACTGATCCCCACCGGCGAACTGCTGGCGGTCAGCGGCACGCCCATGGACTTCACTCAACCGACGGCCATCGGCAAAAATATCAAGGCTGATCATCCGCAGTTGAAGTTTGCCGAGCCAAAACAAGGTGGTTTTGATTTCAACTGGGCTCTGGATGCCGAGGGTGACGTAGGTCAACTCGCTGCCGATGTCCTCGACCCGGCCTCCGGCCGCCGCTTGCAGCTCTACACCACCGAGCCGGGCGTGCAGTTCTACACCAGCAACTTCCTCGACGGCACGGTCAAGGGCAAGGCTGGCAAGGTTTATCCGCATTGGGGCGCGTTCACCCTGGAGACCCAGCATTATCCAGACTCGCCGAATCAGTCGAATTTCCCGAGTACGCGGTTGGATCCGGGCAAGACGTATACCCAGAGCACACTGTTCAAATTCTCCACCAAATAA
- a CDS encoding DNA polymerase II, whose protein sequence is MDLQQGFVLTRHWRDTPAGTEVEFWLATDAGPRRIRLPHQPSVAFIPAEQREQAETVLRGEKNVELRPLALLDFEHRPVLGLYCQQHGQLMRLETALRKVGVEMFEADVRPPERYMMERFITAPVQFGGTPNAEGLLLDAQMKPAPGYRPNLRLVSLDIETTAQGELYSIALEGCGERQVYMLGPPNGDARAVDFQLEYCDSRTLLLKKLNEWFARHDPDAIIGWNVVQFDLRVLHEHARRLAVPLKLGRGGEEMQWREHGSRNHYFASAAGRLIIDGIESLRSATWSFPSFSLENVAQTLLGEGKAISTPYQRMDEINRMFAEDKPALATYNLKDCELVTRIFAKTELLTFLLERASVTGLPADRSGGSVAAFTHLYMPLMHRQGFVAPNLGGKPPQASPGGFVMDSQPGLYESVLVLDYKSLYPSIIRTFLIDPVGLIEGLKHPDDSESVPGFRGARFSRTRHCLPAIVARVAEGRETAKREHNAPLSQALKIIMNAFYGVLGSSGCRFFDTRLASSITLRGHEIMLRTRQLIEAQGHAVIYGDTDSTFVWLRRAHGQEEAAQIGRALVDHVNQWWREHVQQQYGLESALELQFETHYKRFLMPTIRGAEEGSKKRYAGLVTRADGTDEMIYKGLETVRTDWSLLARQFQQELYSRIFHRQPYQDYVRDYVRKTLAGEFDDRLVYRKRLRRTLDEYERNVPPHVRAARMADAYNEQQGRPKQYQNGGWISYVISVAGPEPLEIRSAPIDYDHYVTRQLQPVADAILPFVDDDFSTLIGGQLGLF, encoded by the coding sequence GTGGATTTACAGCAGGGCTTCGTCCTGACCCGGCATTGGCGCGATACCCCGGCCGGCACCGAAGTCGAGTTCTGGCTGGCGACCGATGCCGGTCCCCGGCGCATCCGCCTGCCTCATCAACCGTCGGTGGCCTTCATCCCGGCGGAGCAGCGCGAGCAGGCCGAAACCGTGTTGCGCGGGGAAAAGAACGTCGAACTGCGGCCCTTGGCCCTGCTGGATTTCGAGCATCGTCCGGTGCTCGGCCTGTATTGCCAGCAGCACGGCCAGTTGATGCGGCTGGAAACCGCGCTGCGCAAGGTCGGGGTCGAGATGTTCGAAGCCGACGTGCGCCCGCCGGAACGCTACATGATGGAGCGTTTCATCACCGCGCCCGTGCAGTTCGGTGGCACACCCAACGCCGAAGGCCTGCTGCTCGACGCGCAAATGAAACCGGCCCCCGGTTACCGGCCGAATCTGCGACTGGTGTCCCTCGACATCGAAACCACCGCCCAGGGCGAACTCTATTCCATCGCGCTGGAAGGCTGCGGCGAGCGTCAGGTGTACATGCTCGGCCCACCCAACGGTGACGCCCGCGCGGTGGATTTCCAGCTCGAATACTGCGACTCCCGAACCCTGCTACTGAAAAAACTCAACGAATGGTTCGCCCGACACGATCCCGACGCGATCATCGGCTGGAACGTCGTGCAGTTCGACCTGCGTGTCCTCCACGAGCACGCCCGGCGCCTTGCGGTGCCGCTGAAACTGGGGCGTGGCGGCGAAGAAATGCAGTGGCGCGAGCACGGCAGCCGCAATCATTACTTCGCCTCGGCGGCCGGGCGCTTGATCATCGACGGCATCGAATCCCTGCGTTCGGCGACCTGGAGCTTCCCCTCGTTCAGCCTGGAAAACGTCGCACAAACCCTGCTCGGCGAAGGCAAGGCGATCAGCACGCCGTACCAGCGCATGGACGAAATCAACCGCATGTTCGCCGAAGACAAACCGGCGCTGGCCACCTACAACCTCAAGGATTGCGAACTGGTCACGCGGATCTTCGCCAAAACCGAGTTGCTGACCTTCCTGCTGGAACGGGCCAGCGTCACCGGTTTGCCGGCGGATCGCAGCGGCGGTTCGGTGGCGGCGTTCACGCACCTGTATATGCCGCTGATGCACCGTCAGGGCTTCGTCGCGCCGAACCTCGGCGGCAAACCACCCCAGGCCAGCCCCGGCGGTTTTGTGATGGACTCGCAACCGGGGTTGTACGAGTCAGTGCTGGTGCTCGACTACAAAAGCCTTTATCCGTCGATCATCCGTACCTTCCTGATCGACCCGGTAGGGCTGATCGAGGGCCTCAAGCACCCTGACGACAGTGAGTCGGTACCCGGCTTTCGCGGTGCGCGTTTTTCCCGAACCCGGCATTGCCTGCCGGCCATCGTCGCGCGGGTCGCCGAAGGTCGCGAAACCGCCAAGCGTGAACACAACGCGCCGCTGTCCCAGGCCCTGAAAATCATCATGAACGCTTTTTACGGCGTGCTCGGTTCCAGCGGTTGCCGGTTCTTCGATACGCGGCTGGCCTCATCCATCACCCTGCGTGGCCATGAAATCATGCTGCGCACCCGGCAGTTGATCGAAGCCCAGGGCCACGCGGTGATTTATGGCGACACCGACTCGACCTTCGTCTGGCTACGCCGCGCCCACGGTCAGGAAGAAGCGGCGCAGATCGGCCGCGCTTTGGTGGATCACGTCAATCAGTGGTGGCGTGAGCATGTGCAGCAGCAATATGGTCTGGAAAGTGCGCTGGAATTGCAGTTTGAAACCCACTACAAACGCTTCCTGATGCCGACCATTCGCGGGGCCGAGGAGGGCAGCAAGAAGCGTTACGCCGGGTTGGTCACCCGCGCTGACGGCACTGACGAAATGATCTACAAGGGCCTGGAAACCGTACGCACCGACTGGTCGCTGCTGGCCCGGCAATTTCAGCAGGAGCTGTACTCGCGGATCTTCCATCGCCAGCCGTATCAGGACTATGTGCGCGACTACGTGCGCAAGACCCTCGCCGGTGAGTTCGACGACCGCCTGGTCTATCGCAAGCGACTGCGCCGCACCCTCGACGAATATGAGCGCAACGTGCCGCCCCATGTGCGGGCGGCGCGGATGGCCGACGCCTATAACGAACAGCAGGGCCGCCCGAAGCAATACCAGAATGGCGGCTGGATCAGCTACGTGATCAGCGTCGCCGGGCCGGAGCCGCTGGAGATCCGCAGTGCGCCAATTGACTACGACCACTACGTCACCCGGCAACTGCAACCGGTGGCCGACGCGATCCTGCCGTTCGTCGATGACGACTTCTCAACGCTGATTGGTGGGCAGTTGGGCCTGTTTTAG
- a CDS encoding LysR family transcriptional regulator, which yields MIRPQLPLNALRAFEASARHLSFTRAAVELCVTQAAVSHQVKSLEAQLNVTLFKRLPRGLMLTSEGETLLPVLRESFDRIAETLERLEGGHYREVLTVGAVGTFAVGWLLPRLADFQAKHPFIDLRLSTNNNRVDVAAEGLDYAIRFGAGAWHGIEAVRLIEAPLSVLCVPEIARQLASPVDLLQQTLLRSYRTDEWPDWFQASGLSTHAAPPQSIIFDSSLAMMEAALQGAGVALAPPLMFARQLAAGAIEQPFAIHITTGSYWLTRLQSRPETPAMVAFKQWLLHAAQMNEC from the coding sequence ATGATTCGTCCGCAATTACCATTGAACGCTCTGCGCGCCTTCGAGGCCTCGGCGCGGCATTTGAGCTTCACCCGGGCGGCGGTGGAGTTGTGCGTCACGCAAGCGGCGGTGAGTCATCAGGTCAAAAGCCTTGAGGCCCAGCTTAACGTAACCCTGTTCAAACGCTTGCCCCGTGGCCTTATGTTGACCAGCGAGGGCGAAACCCTGCTGCCGGTGCTGCGCGAATCCTTCGACCGAATTGCCGAAACACTGGAGCGACTTGAGGGCGGACATTACCGGGAAGTGCTGACGGTGGGTGCCGTGGGGACGTTCGCAGTGGGTTGGCTGTTGCCGCGTCTGGCCGACTTCCAGGCGAAACATCCGTTCATAGATTTACGCCTGTCGACCAACAACAACCGGGTGGATGTGGCCGCTGAAGGGCTGGATTACGCGATTCGTTTTGGCGCCGGGGCGTGGCATGGAATTGAAGCGGTGCGGCTGATCGAGGCGCCGCTGTCGGTGTTGTGCGTTCCCGAGATCGCCCGGCAACTGGCATCACCCGTCGACTTGTTGCAGCAGACGTTGTTGCGTTCGTATCGCACGGATGAATGGCCGGACTGGTTTCAGGCGTCGGGCCTCTCGACCCACGCTGCGCCGCCACAAAGCATTATCTTCGACTCATCGCTGGCGATGATGGAGGCGGCGCTGCAAGGTGCGGGTGTGGCGTTGGCGCCGCCGTTGATGTTCGCTCGGCAATTGGCGGCGGGGGCGATTGAGCAGCCGTTTGCCATTCACATCACCACGGGTAGTTATTGGTTGACGCGCTTGCAGTCGCGGCCTGAAACGCCGGCGATGGTGGCGTTCAAGCAATGGCTTCTACATGCTGCGCAGATGAATGAATGTTAA
- the ampC gene encoding class C beta-lactamase, whose product MTDTITMTRLTIFGACAALLSAGPCLAQGQTDQQIQSAVDAAIRPIMQAQGVPGMAVAVTIDGKPHYFNYGVANKENAQAVTENTLFEIGSVSKTFTATLGGYAQATGKLSVTDKASQVLPALRGSAFDNVSVLQLGTYTAGGLPLQFPDAFDHADKMLGYFKQWKPVYAAGTHRQYSNPSIGLFGYLAAQSLGQPFDEVMEKTLLPKLGLKHTYLKVPQDQMEIYAQGYDKNDKPVRVSPGALDSEAYGVKTSAADMIRFVEANLKPSGLEAPMQKAIAATHTGYYTVGDMTQGLGWERYTYPITLDKLLAGNSTPMAMEAHKVQWLNPPQPEPGSVLINKTGSTGGFGTYVAFVPAKDIGIVILANKNFPIPERVKAAHQILSALAE is encoded by the coding sequence ATGACGGACACAATCACCATGACCAGACTGACTATTTTCGGGGCTTGCGCAGCATTACTCAGCGCTGGCCCGTGCTTGGCGCAAGGTCAGACAGACCAGCAGATTCAAAGCGCGGTCGACGCCGCCATTCGCCCCATCATGCAAGCCCAAGGCGTTCCCGGCATGGCCGTGGCAGTGACCATCGATGGCAAGCCGCATTACTTTAACTACGGCGTCGCCAACAAAGAAAACGCCCAAGCGGTCACCGAAAACACCCTGTTCGAAATCGGCTCGGTAAGCAAAACCTTCACCGCCACTCTCGGCGGCTACGCCCAGGCCACCGGCAAACTGTCCGTTACCGATAAGGCCAGCCAGGTCTTGCCGGCGTTGCGCGGCAGTGCGTTCGATAACGTCAGCGTGTTGCAACTGGGTACTTACACCGCCGGTGGATTGCCGTTGCAGTTCCCTGATGCGTTCGATCACGCAGATAAAATGCTCGGCTACTTCAAACAGTGGAAACCGGTGTATGCCGCCGGCACCCATCGTCAATATTCGAACCCCAGCATCGGGCTGTTCGGGTATCTGGCCGCGCAAAGCCTGGGCCAGCCTTTTGATGAGGTGATGGAGAAGACGCTGTTGCCGAAACTCGGGTTGAAGCACACCTACCTCAAAGTGCCGCAAGATCAGATGGAGATTTACGCTCAGGGCTATGACAAGAACGACAAGCCTGTGCGCGTCAGCCCGGGGGCGCTGGACTCTGAAGCATACGGTGTGAAAACCAGTGCGGCGGACATGATTCGGTTTGTTGAGGCGAACCTGAAACCTTCGGGACTTGAAGCGCCAATGCAGAAAGCCATTGCAGCGACTCATACCGGTTACTACACGGTTGGTGACATGACTCAGGGCTTGGGTTGGGAACGCTACACCTACCCGATCACCCTCGATAAATTGCTGGCCGGTAACTCGACGCCGATGGCCATGGAAGCGCATAAAGTCCAATGGCTGAACCCGCCGCAGCCTGAGCCAGGCAGTGTATTGATCAACAAAACCGGCTCTACCGGTGGCTTCGGTACTTATGTTGCGTTCGTGCCCGCCAAAGACATTGGTATCGTGATCCTGGCCAACAAAAACTTCCCGATCCCGGAACGGGTCAAGGCTGCTCATCAAATCCTGAGCGCACTGGCCGAATAA
- a CDS encoding SDR family NAD(P)-dependent oxidoreductase: MNIDLSTKTALITGSTQGIGFTIAKGLALSGAEVVINGRKQDAVDAAVTQLKHLLPSANVRGIAADVGTAEGCKAMVAALPRVDILVNNVGIYGPQDFFETDDDVWEKFFEVNVMSGVRLSRAYLQDMAKNGWGRVVFISSESALNIPADMIHYGFTKTSNLSISRGLAKRMAGTGVTVNAVLPGPTLSEGLQDMLKDAQQKSGEPIEKVAADFVMANRPTSIIQRAASMEEVANMVVYVVSPQASATTGAALRVDGGVVDTIA, translated from the coding sequence ATGAACATCGATCTCTCCACCAAAACCGCCCTTATCACCGGCTCCACCCAAGGCATCGGTTTTACCATCGCCAAAGGCCTGGCCCTGTCCGGTGCCGAGGTGGTGATCAACGGCCGCAAGCAAGACGCTGTCGACGCCGCTGTCACCCAACTCAAGCACCTGCTCCCCTCCGCCAACGTGCGTGGCATCGCTGCCGATGTCGGCACCGCCGAGGGGTGTAAAGCGATGGTCGCGGCGCTGCCCCGCGTGGATATTCTGGTGAACAACGTCGGGATCTACGGTCCGCAGGATTTCTTCGAAACCGACGATGATGTCTGGGAGAAGTTCTTCGAAGTGAACGTGATGTCCGGGGTGCGGCTGTCCCGGGCCTATCTTCAGGACATGGCCAAAAACGGTTGGGGCCGGGTGGTGTTTATCTCGTCCGAGTCGGCGCTGAATATTCCGGCGGACATGATTCATTACGGGTTTACCAAGACTTCCAACCTGTCGATTTCCCGTGGTTTGGCCAAGCGCATGGCCGGCACCGGGGTGACGGTGAATGCGGTTCTGCCGGGGCCGACGTTGTCCGAGGGTTTGCAGGACATGCTGAAGGATGCGCAGCAAAAATCCGGTGAGCCGATTGAAAAAGTGGCGGCGGACTTTGTGATGGCAAACCGTCCGACGTCAATCATTCAACGGGCGGCGAGTATGGAGGAAGTGGCGAATATGGTCGTTTATGTGGTGTCGCCACAGGCGTCGGCCACTACCGGCGCGGCGCTGCGGGTCGACGGCGGAGTCGTGGACACCATCGCCTGA
- a CDS encoding DUF4174 domain-containing protein, with the protein MLIRSLTLATLLAFAGPLFAADSDSPLAADVGRARPLIVIAPSTVDPVWVSLKKSLEDPANKQGIAQRNIKVYSVLNMFGQLDGKDLGQQDTMALIRSLKLGAGALPKVILVGKDGETKLESSGEESKSVDLKKVFDTIDALPAAEKELAPPTPPPVAAEPATTKGAKGTKSGKPAKPAKPVEQPDD; encoded by the coding sequence ATGCTCATCAGGTCATTGACCCTGGCTACTCTGCTGGCATTCGCCGGCCCCCTGTTCGCCGCCGACAGCGACTCACCCCTGGCTGCGGATGTGGGCAGGGCCCGACCGCTAATCGTAATCGCACCCAGTACCGTCGACCCGGTCTGGGTGAGCCTGAAAAAGTCGTTGGAGGATCCGGCCAACAAACAGGGGATCGCCCAGCGCAATATCAAGGTCTACAGCGTGTTGAACATGTTCGGTCAGCTTGATGGTAAGGATCTCGGCCAGCAGGACACCATGGCGCTCATCCGTTCGCTGAAACTCGGTGCCGGGGCGTTGCCCAAAGTCATCCTGGTGGGCAAGGATGGCGAGACGAAGCTTGAGAGTTCGGGGGAGGAATCGAAGTCAGTCGACTTGAAGAAAGTCTTCGACACCATCGACGCCCTGCCGGCGGCCGAGAAAGAGCTTGCGCCGCCGACCCCGCCACCAGTAGCTGCCGAACCGGCCACGACCAAAGGGGCCAAGGGCACCAAATCGGGTAAACCGGCCAAGCCTGCCAAACCGGTTGAGCAGCCGGATGATTGA
- a CDS encoding aldo/keto reductase, which yields MRTLELAGVNVPVIGQGTWRMGEDRSAHRNEVAALRQGIELGMTLIDSAEMYAEGGAEEVVGEAIAGLRDKVFLVSKVYPHNASRKGIPQACERSLRRLNTDYIDLYLLHWRGQYPLEETVEAFERLREDGRIGRWGVSNFDLDDLHELASPACATNQVLYNLEERGIEFDLLPWSQAHNLPTMAYCPIGQGGHMLVNSTLKQVAARHGVTPAQVALAWILRQDSVIAIPKAVRPEHVTLNAQAAQLKLEAADLEALDQAFRAPQRKQRLAMV from the coding sequence ATGCGGACCCTTGAACTGGCTGGCGTCAACGTACCGGTCATCGGCCAGGGCACTTGGCGCATGGGCGAGGATCGCTCGGCGCACCGTAATGAAGTCGCGGCCCTGCGCCAGGGCATCGAACTGGGCATGACCCTGATCGACAGCGCCGAAATGTACGCCGAGGGCGGTGCTGAAGAAGTGGTCGGTGAAGCCATCGCAGGTCTTCGTGACAAGGTCTTTCTGGTCAGCAAGGTCTACCCGCACAACGCCAGCCGCAAAGGCATTCCCCAGGCCTGTGAGCGCAGCCTGCGGCGCTTGAACACCGATTACATCGATTTGTACCTGCTGCACTGGCGCGGCCAATACCCACTGGAGGAAACCGTCGAAGCCTTCGAACGCCTGCGCGAAGACGGCAGGATCGGTCGCTGGGGCGTGTCCAATTTCGACCTCGACGACTTGCACGAACTGGCCTCACCGGCCTGCGCCACCAATCAGGTGCTGTACAACTTGGAAGAGCGCGGCATCGAATTCGACCTGTTGCCCTGGAGCCAGGCACACAATCTGCCGACAATGGCCTACTGTCCGATCGGCCAGGGTGGGCATATGCTGGTGAACTCGACGCTCAAACAGGTGGCCGCCCGTCACGGGGTAACACCGGCCCAGGTAGCGCTGGCATGGATACTGCGTCAGGACAGTGTCATTGCGATTCCTAAAGCGGTCCGACCCGAGCACGTGACGCTCAATGCGCAAGCGGCGCAGTTGAAGCTGGAAGCTGCGGATCTGGAGGCGCTGGACCAAGCGTTTCGCGCGCCACAACGTAAGCAGCGGTTGGCCATGGTCTGA